Proteins encoded together in one Neobacillus sp. FSL H8-0543 window:
- the yidA gene encoding sugar-phosphatase, giving the protein MYKLIAIDIDGTLMNDRKEITKEVNDAIQAAKAKGVKVVICTGRPIVGVQSIIEELKLNDEDDYVITFNGALVQNTYTKDVESQITLTYENLKELYELSQMIDSPFQFFDTENLYTPNREISRYTIHEAHINQIPIHYRPIDEVSKDMLIPKVMFIDEPERLNQNIANIPESFWEKYTFVKSTPFFLEILDPSVSKGNAVRLLAEKLSIKQEEVICIGDGENDLSMIEYAGCGVAMANAESVVKEAAQFHTLSNNENGVAYAIEKLILNH; this is encoded by the coding sequence TTGTATAAATTAATTGCCATAGATATTGATGGAACGCTGATGAATGATCGGAAAGAAATTACAAAAGAAGTAAATGACGCCATTCAAGCTGCTAAAGCAAAAGGAGTGAAGGTGGTCATCTGTACTGGAAGGCCAATCGTCGGTGTTCAATCGATTATTGAGGAATTGAAATTAAATGATGAAGATGACTATGTGATTACCTTTAATGGTGCTCTTGTGCAAAATACGTACACCAAGGATGTAGAATCGCAAATTACCTTAACCTATGAAAACTTAAAGGAACTATACGAATTAAGCCAAATGATCGATTCACCGTTCCAGTTCTTTGATACAGAAAATCTTTATACGCCGAATCGAGAGATAAGCCGATATACCATTCATGAAGCCCATATCAATCAAATTCCTATCCATTATCGGCCAATTGATGAAGTATCAAAGGACATGCTTATTCCGAAAGTCATGTTTATTGATGAACCAGAACGTTTGAATCAAAACATTGCAAACATCCCTGAATCATTCTGGGAAAAATATACGTTCGTTAAAAGTACTCCGTTCTTTTTAGAAATCCTTGACCCCAGTGTCAGCAAGGGAAATGCAGTAAGACTACTAGCCGAAAAACTTTCGATTAAACAGGAAGAGGTCATCTGCATCGGGGATGGCGAAAATGATTTAAGTATGATTGAGTATGCTGGCTGTGGAGTTGCCATGGCTAATGCAGAATCCGTTGTAAAAGAAGCGGCTCAGTTCCATACATTATCCAATAATGAAAATGGCGTCGCCTATGCGATCGAAAAATTAATACTAAATCATTGA
- a CDS encoding helix-turn-helix domain-containing protein, with protein sequence MFLEDFLGQSGWGYSVVSNMDIHGLSISTVGLGMDYLLCNHEGNSALLSGHAEIILLSTFVDHIKSAIPLLLPEVFLILPGTVQTAAIEEVEALKHLLPDCTIIIIDSDIQPEKLYLTCIDLIHQDNNYREQLINHHYLHLADLLSQDAEVSEIESYAYKVLGNPMIITDESYKVMTYSKSNNVDDFIWSTIVNNTYCPSQIVKMTDHNHFWERLKKNRHPLFVDSDDFSPFTQRAVAVIKAGMKIKGYIALVEVNKKISARDLYVLQMVAEIIGIKFKEQDAVLKAIGLMESELISDLLDGKMNNERMARNRVQSVGWKIEQTYFVLCVQSKQKMRMLGSIVTKLRERLLAHYPFCVDILQGEYAFFIIGFEVTDEAPFHHMKSIEKIMVENKTIGYAGMAFHTLTEVSKSYSQAKSTVQTTQLLSESLNKSLYLYSEIVVYDLLVKTNQLRGYDTFTCPSLATLVKVDQEDGTEYIKTLRYFFKNNQNSADTAKAMFLHRNTINYRLNKIRHVIEDDFDNPAVRLHMNLSLMLLDLGIIRS encoded by the coding sequence ATGTTTTTAGAAGATTTTCTTGGTCAATCCGGTTGGGGGTATTCGGTTGTATCGAATATGGATATTCACGGTCTTTCCATCTCTACAGTCGGTTTAGGAATGGATTATTTATTATGCAATCATGAAGGTAACTCTGCCTTGCTGTCAGGTCATGCCGAGATTATTCTGCTATCTACATTTGTCGATCACATTAAAAGTGCAATCCCCCTGCTTCTGCCTGAAGTATTTTTGATTCTCCCCGGAACCGTTCAAACCGCAGCGATCGAAGAAGTCGAGGCACTGAAACACCTCCTACCGGACTGTACGATAATCATCATTGACTCAGATATTCAACCAGAGAAACTATATCTTACTTGTATAGATCTTATTCATCAAGACAATAATTACCGGGAGCAGTTGATCAACCACCATTATCTGCATCTTGCCGATTTACTTTCGCAAGATGCCGAAGTTAGTGAAATCGAGAGCTATGCATATAAGGTGCTAGGAAACCCAATGATTATTACCGATGAGAGCTATAAAGTGATGACTTATTCAAAAAGTAACAATGTCGATGATTTTATCTGGTCAACCATCGTCAACAACACGTATTGCCCGTCGCAAATTGTGAAAATGACGGACCATAATCATTTCTGGGAACGCCTAAAGAAAAACAGACATCCATTATTTGTCGACAGCGATGATTTTTCTCCCTTTACCCAAAGAGCAGTAGCCGTGATAAAAGCAGGCATGAAAATCAAAGGGTATATTGCACTAGTTGAAGTGAATAAAAAGATTTCCGCCCGCGACCTCTATGTTTTACAGATGGTCGCAGAAATAATTGGAATTAAGTTCAAAGAACAGGATGCCGTACTAAAGGCCATTGGGTTAATGGAATCTGAACTAATCAGCGACCTGCTCGATGGGAAAATGAATAATGAAAGAATGGCTCGAAACCGAGTCCAATCGGTTGGCTGGAAAATAGAGCAAACCTATTTCGTCCTCTGTGTGCAGTCCAAACAGAAAATGCGCATGCTTGGGTCAATCGTCACAAAACTGAGGGAACGTCTCCTCGCCCATTATCCATTTTGTGTCGACATCCTCCAAGGTGAGTATGCTTTTTTTATCATCGGCTTTGAAGTAACGGACGAAGCACCATTCCATCACATGAAAAGCATTGAGAAAATAATGGTCGAAAACAAGACAATTGGCTATGCCGGAATGGCTTTTCATACCCTAACAGAAGTGAGCAAAAGCTATTCCCAAGCCAAAAGTACGGTTCAAACAACTCAATTATTATCGGAATCACTCAATAAATCACTTTATTTATACAGTGAAATAGTTGTCTATGATTTACTTGTCAAGACTAACCAGTTGAGAGGGTATGACACCTTTACATGCCCTTCACTCGCTACTTTAGTGAAAGTCGACCAGGAAGACGGAACAGAATACATCAAAACATTACGATATTTTTTTAAAAATAACCAGAATTCCGCCGATACGGCGAAGGCCATGTTCCTGCACAGAAATACGATTAATTACCGGCTCAATAAAATTCGCCACGTAATCGAAGATGATTTTGATAATCCAGCGGTTCGCCTACATATGAATCTATCATTAATGCTACTGGACTTAGGAATAATCCGCTCTTAG
- a CDS encoding FAD-dependent oxidoreductase, with translation MDFKRLTQPGRIGKMELKNRMIMPGMGTNLAAADGTVSDVIVNYYARRANGGVGLIITEVCCPEPQGRVIPGEIEITNSAFMPGLSRIPHAVHSGGAKVALQLAHGGCFASESVTGQQPISPSGVGTFQLPNDTPREMTIEEIKSLIEKYGLAAQRARQCGFDAVELHGAHGYMPLQFLSGYTNRRTDEYGGSLENRARFALETIRSIKEHAGEDFTLIYRLSADEDVPNGITLNEACTFAKWAEEAGADAIHVSAGTWDSRLHKYNDVMAGKTTAAGKNLTDGIATSMWVQPNYTPRGTLLPLAEGIKKHVTIPVIAVGSISPEMAEDTLEKGNADFIAIGRQIIADPDYPAKITAGKPENIRRCLRCNECLGEVMKSKGISCAVNPEAGKEFESFTTVTPAIYKKKVAVVGSGPAGMQAVLTAVEAGHDVTLFEKDLRLGGTLYYVALPDFKTDFREYTNYMIRMVQNSGAKIETGVEVTAELIQRRGFDSVIVATGASTFKPNIDGAEDETIGDPLEVLDGKIPEGEEIIVCGAGLCGCEVAMFLAEKGKKVTIVDQLSEAAQEMPIYSRWVLNAKMAELEISIKTNHKINKMTGTYINCTTNDETVLYTADAVVCALGLKSRKGLTEALRETCEEVEILTVGDTNAPRKIIQAVHEGYHAARRLGQFPAQPRKNAKVLETTVAQ, from the coding sequence ATGGACTTTAAAAGACTTACACAACCTGGTAGAATCGGAAAAATGGAATTAAAAAACAGAATGATCATGCCGGGAATGGGGACAAATCTTGCAGCTGCAGATGGAACCGTTTCAGATGTAATTGTTAACTACTATGCACGAAGAGCAAATGGTGGCGTCGGCCTCATTATTACTGAAGTATGTTGTCCAGAACCTCAAGGACGGGTCATTCCGGGCGAAATTGAAATTACCAATAGCGCATTTATGCCAGGATTAAGCCGAATTCCACATGCCGTCCACTCAGGTGGCGCAAAGGTAGCGTTACAGCTTGCGCACGGCGGATGCTTTGCAAGTGAGTCGGTAACAGGACAGCAACCAATTTCTCCATCCGGTGTTGGAACCTTCCAACTTCCAAATGACACACCTCGAGAAATGACAATCGAGGAAATCAAATCATTAATTGAAAAATATGGGTTAGCAGCGCAACGAGCAAGACAGTGCGGGTTTGATGCAGTCGAACTTCATGGTGCACATGGATACATGCCGTTGCAATTTTTATCCGGTTACACAAACAGAAGAACAGACGAATATGGCGGTAGTTTAGAAAACCGCGCTCGCTTCGCACTCGAAACGATTCGCTCGATAAAAGAACATGCAGGAGAAGATTTCACTTTAATTTACAGACTATCTGCTGATGAAGATGTTCCAAATGGCATCACATTGAATGAGGCTTGTACATTTGCAAAGTGGGCAGAGGAAGCCGGCGCTGATGCGATCCACGTTTCTGCTGGAACATGGGACTCCCGCTTACACAAATACAACGATGTAATGGCTGGAAAAACAACAGCTGCTGGGAAAAATTTGACCGATGGCATCGCCACCTCCATGTGGGTTCAACCGAACTACACACCAAGAGGAACCCTACTGCCGCTGGCAGAAGGGATCAAAAAACATGTAACCATTCCTGTTATCGCTGTCGGTAGTATCTCACCAGAAATGGCCGAAGACACATTGGAAAAAGGAAATGCAGACTTTATCGCAATTGGTCGCCAAATCATCGCTGACCCAGACTACCCGGCGAAAATCACCGCTGGAAAACCGGAAAACATCCGTCGCTGCCTACGGTGCAACGAATGTCTCGGAGAGGTGATGAAGAGCAAAGGCATTTCCTGTGCCGTTAACCCTGAAGCAGGCAAGGAATTTGAAAGCTTTACAACCGTAACACCGGCCATCTATAAAAAGAAAGTAGCCGTGGTCGGTTCAGGACCTGCTGGTATGCAGGCCGTTTTAACCGCTGTGGAGGCTGGTCATGACGTAACATTATTTGAAAAAGATCTTCGTCTTGGCGGTACGCTTTATTATGTCGCCCTACCAGATTTCAAGACCGACTTCCGTGAATATACCAACTATATGATTCGAATGGTCCAAAACAGTGGAGCAAAAATCGAAACAGGCGTGGAAGTAACCGCCGAACTGATTCAGAGACGCGGCTTCGATTCCGTTATTGTCGCAACCGGTGCATCTACCTTCAAGCCGAACATCGATGGTGCTGAAGATGAAACGATTGGCGATCCGCTTGAAGTGCTCGACGGCAAGATTCCTGAAGGCGAAGAAATCATCGTTTGTGGTGCCGGACTTTGCGGCTGTGAAGTAGCGATGTTCCTCGCTGAAAAAGGCAAGAAGGTCACAATTGTTGACCAACTTTCTGAAGCGGCACAAGAAATGCCAATTTATAGCAGATGGGTGCTCAATGCGAAAATGGCTGAGCTTGAAATCTCAATCAAAACGAATCATAAAATTAACAAAATGACCGGAACCTATATTAATTGCACAACGAATGACGAAACGGTTCTCTACACAGCTGATGCCGTGGTTTGTGCCCTAGGTCTAAAATCAAGAAAAGGGTTAACCGAAGCATTGCGCGAAACCTGTGAGGAAGTCGAGATCCTCACGGTCGGAGACACCAATGCACCACGGAAAATAATCCAAGCCGTACACGAAGGCTACCATGCAGCCAGAAGACTTGGCCAATTCCCGGCACAACCAAGAAAAAATGCAAAAGTACTGGAAACAACAGTAGCACAGTAA
- a CDS encoding DUF1659 domain-containing protein: MAETLLAESKLRLVFQAGIDEDGKPILKAKTFGNVNKAVTADQLYQVTQAVVSLSADELSGAQRMDSLDLLA; the protein is encoded by the coding sequence ATGGCAGAAACACTTTTAGCAGAGTCGAAGTTGCGTTTGGTTTTCCAGGCAGGGATTGATGAAGATGGCAAGCCAATCCTAAAAGCCAAGACCTTTGGCAACGTCAACAAAGCAGTAACAGCGGATCAGCTTTACCAGGTTACACAGGCAGTCGTAAGTTTGTCCGCCGACGAACTTAGCGGCGCGCAACGTATGGACAGCTTAGATCTTTTGGCGTAA
- a CDS encoding DUF2922 domain-containing protein, whose translation MAKTLELQFVTEGGNNARLTVDNPKEPIEEAVVKQAMEAIIAAEVFFTSGGKFVTAKGARVIERNVTDYELV comes from the coding sequence ATGGCAAAAACACTAGAATTGCAGTTTGTGACCGAGGGTGGGAACAACGCTAGACTTACAGTGGATAACCCGAAGGAACCGATTGAGGAAGCTGTCGTTAAACAAGCGATGGAAGCGATTATCGCAGCTGAAGTATTCTTCACATCTGGCGGTAAATTCGTCACCGCCAAAGGAGCACGAGTCATCGAACGTAACGTAACCGATTATGAACTAGTTTAA
- a CDS encoding YvrJ family protein, whose translation MEQIIPFISEVGFPIVVTLYLLHRIESKLDVVVQSIQNLPERMK comes from the coding sequence ATGGAGCAAATCATTCCCTTCATTAGTGAAGTCGGATTCCCAATCGTTGTGACGCTCTACTTGCTGCATCGAATTGAATCAAAACTCGATGTCGTCGTCCAATCGATTCAGAATCTGCCTGAGCGGATGAAATGA